Proteins from a genomic interval of Capsicum annuum cultivar UCD-10X-F1 chromosome 4, UCD10Xv1.1, whole genome shotgun sequence:
- the LOC107869838 gene encoding probable F-box protein At4g22030, whose protein sequence is MSTLQSSNRIEPRLIIPSTKHDTSDNNPDTIIIAKLYTIREAITDRVEMHKNICEQRCQWNTMLLTSINCITLAAATITAIAITSTSPIFGLKLCSTLMYFAVTCMLVLLNQLQPSQLAEEQRNASRLFRNLLNQIDTTLSIGQPVSNSGVKMAMLSVLALDKAYPLPIIGTMLDKFPYIIEPAVWWPQQQRQTNSKIVLYDNRDDCDGWNGELEEEMRQTKSKIVNENRGDCNGWNGKLEEEMSRTNSKIVNENRDDCNGWNRKLEEDMREVAKILEKKDQEEYIRLATKALNLNKFLAVLGPVLTGLATIGSALVGSSRSWVDMIGVVPGALACIVNTMQHGGQVGMVFEMYRSNAGFFKYMKESIESNLMEKDVNKRENGEVFEMKLALKLGRSLCELRELANSYSSCKIEELDEFASKLF, encoded by the coding sequence ATGTCAACCCTTCAATCTTCAAATCGAATCGAGCCACGACTAATTATACCATCAACAAAACATGATACGAGCGATAATAACCCTGATACGATTATTATCGCGAAGCTATACACGATAAGGGAAGCTATCACGGATCGCGTAGAGATgcataaaaatatttgtgaacAAAGATGTCAATGGAACACTATGCTATTGACATCAATTAATTGTATAACACTAGCAGCTGCAACAATTACTGCAATTGCAATTACTAGTACTAGTCcaatttttggactaaaattatGTTCCACATTGATGTACTTTGCTGTCACTTGTATGTTAGTGTTATTGAATCAGTTACAGCCATCGCAATTAGCTGAAGAACAACGAAATGCATCAAGATTGTTTCGAAATCTACTTAACCAGATCGATACAACTTTATCAATCGGTCAACCTGTTAGTAATAGTGGGGTGAAAATGGCTATGCTCAGTGTTTTGGCACTTGACAAGGCGTATCCATTGCCTATTATAGGTACAATGCTCGATAAATTCCCTTATATAATCGAGCCTGCTGTATGGTGGCCTCAACAACAACGACAAACAAATTCCAAAATTGTACTCTATGATAATCGTGATGATTGTGATGGTTGGAATGGGGAACTCGAGGAGGAAATGAGACAAACAAAGTCCAAGATAGTTAATGAAAATCGCGGTGATTGTAATGGTTGGAATGGGAAACTGGAGGAGGAAATGAGTCGAACAAATTCCAAAATAGTCAATGAAAATCGCGATGATTGTAATGGTTGGAACAGGAAACTGGAGGAGGACATGAGGGAAGTAGCGAAAATCCTGGAGAAAAAAGACCAAGAAGAGTACATTAGGCTAGCTACAAAGGCCTTAAATTTAAACAAATTCCTCGCGGTTTTGGGTCCTGTACTAACAGGATTGGCGACAATTGGCTCCGCTCTTGTGGGATCTTCGCGTTCCTGGGTGGATATGATTGGCGTAGTGCCGGGGGCGTTGGCGTGTATCGTCAACACAATGCAACATGGTGGACAAGTTGGAATGGTGTTTGAGATGTATAGAAGCAATGCAGGTTTTTTTAAGTACATGAAAGAGTCAATTGAATCAAATTTGATGGAAAAAGATGTTAATAAAAGGGAAAATGGTGAAGTTTTTGAAATGAAATTAGCTTTGAAGTTGGGTAGAAGTTTGTGTGAGCTAAGGGAACTTGCTAATTCTTATTCTTCATGTAAAATAGAAGAGTTGGATGAATTTGCAAGCAAACTTTTTTAG